ATGAACCTATTTGTTGGTGGAGCCCAGAACCTCGTTGTGTGATCTACCCTGAAAACTACAAGCCAAGCAAGTCACTCCTTAGAAACATGAAAAAATATGACTATGCAATTACGGTTAATCACGCCTTCGAAGAAGTTATTCGCTCATGTTCTTTACCACGAAGTTATGCAGACGAAACTTGGATTAGCGAAGATATTATTCAAGGCTACTGTGAGATGTTTAATGCTGGCTATGGATATAGTGTGGAAGTTTGGGAGCAAAATGAACTTGTCGGAGGTCTATACGGCATTACGATTGGCAAAGGATGCTTCGGTGAGTCAATGTTTAGTAATGAGACAGATGTTTCAAAAATGGCTTTTTATACATTAATGCTGATTGGACAAGAAAATCAGCTCCCTTGGGTAGACTGTCAACTTGTAAATAGTCACTTAATTAGCTTAGGAGCTTGTACACTTTCTCGTCAAGACTACTTAAAATCGTTACAAGATGTAATTATTCACCCCTCTATCAATTGGAAAAAGTATCAAGAACGTGTATTTTCAAGTAAAACAATAGCGTTAGATGCAAAATTAATGGAATGATAACAGGAGGGACCAATCATGAAATCATATCACCCGAAGTCCCTTTTAAATGATCTGCAGTATTACATTACTCCACCTCATGATTGCAGCTACTTAGAAAATAAATCAGCGCGCATGGTGTTTTTAGACCCTATTCATCGGATTGATGTGGTCACTCTTTCGGAACTTTCTCGTTTAGGATTTCGTCGTAGCGGTGACTTCGTTTATCGCCCTGAATGCCATTTATGCAGACAATGTTTGTCTTGTCGTGTCCCAGTTGCCGAGTTCCAAATGAACAGCATGCAAAAAAAAGCGTGGAAAAGAAATCAAGATCTGACCATGACTGTTTTGCCGACTCAGCAAGCTGCTCAAATTCATTATGATTTATATGAACGCTATATTAATGAACGCCATGCTGATGGTGACATGTTTCCACCTAGCTTAGATCAGTTTGAAAAGTTTTTAGTACATAGTTGTACAAATAGCTTTTTCCTTGAGCTTTGGAAAGATAACCGTTTAATCAGTGTATCTACTTGCGATCTAATGGATGATGGACTGTCTGCGGTCTATACATTCTTTGATCCAGATGAGCATCGCAGATCACTTGGTGTGTACTCTATTCTGAACCAAATCGAATAT
This region of Acinetobacter sp. XS-4 genomic DNA includes:
- the aat gene encoding leucyl/phenylalanyl-tRNA--protein transferase, whose protein sequence is MQKLPLSQFIFPDPIESDPDGHGLICIGADLSPSTLYEAYTHGLFPWFNEDEPICWWSPEPRCVIYPENYKPSKSLLRNMKKYDYAITVNHAFEEVIRSCSLPRSYADETWISEDIIQGYCEMFNAGYGYSVEVWEQNELVGGLYGITIGKGCFGESMFSNETDVSKMAFYTLMLIGQENQLPWVDCQLVNSHLISLGACTLSRQDYLKSLQDVIIHPSINWKKYQERVFSSKTIALDAKLME
- a CDS encoding arginyltransferase; translation: MKSYHPKSLLNDLQYYITPPHDCSYLENKSARMVFLDPIHRIDVVTLSELSRLGFRRSGDFVYRPECHLCRQCLSCRVPVAEFQMNSMQKKAWKRNQDLTMTVLPTQQAAQIHYDLYERYINERHADGDMFPPSLDQFEKFLVHSCTNSFFLELWKDNRLISVSTCDLMDDGLSAVYTFFDPDEHRRSLGVYSILNQIEYVKSLGLEYLYLGYWVPHSAKMNYKSQYTPLELLLDGQWRRLNRSLSPDEIQQLGTSLMTTLPSEWNNLIIK